A genomic window from Nicotiana sylvestris chromosome 11, ASM39365v2, whole genome shotgun sequence includes:
- the LOC104211435 gene encoding EIN3-binding F-box protein 1-like: MPTLVNYSGDDEFYSGGSLCSADLGLMLSLGHAQVYCPLRKRARISGPFIIEERTKNPSIEILPDECLFEIFRRLQGGRQRSAAACVSKRWLMLSSNVRSSEICHTDLSVADNGTSSDAKMVSADEDVEVECDGYLTRCLEGKKATDIRLAAIAVGTSSRGGLGKLSVRGSNSVRGITNVGLSAIAHGCPSLRVLSLWNVPYVGDEGLVEIARGCHSLEKLDLSQCPSISNKGLVAIAENCPSLTSLAIESCRNIGNEGLQAIGRCCTKLQSLTIKDCPLVGDQGVASLLSSGATMLKKVKLNSLNITDFSLAVIGHYGKAITDLNLSSLRNVSQKGFWVMGNARGLQSLASLSITLCRGATDVSVEAVGKGCSNLKHMCLRKCCFVSDGGLVAFARAATGSLESLLLEECNRITQAGILNAVSNFGKLKSLSLVKCMGVKDLPLQASLLSPCESLRSLSIRSCPGFGSTSLAMVGTLCPQLHHLDLSGLTGITDAGLLPLLEMSSKAGLVKVNLTDCLNLTDEVVLSLARLHGETLELLNLDGCRKVTDASLVAIANNCPLLNDLDVSKCSITDSGVAALSHGVQVNLQILSISGCSMVTKKSVPSLIKLGESLVGLNLQHCNAISSSRVEIIVEDLWRCDILS, from the exons ATGCCTACTCTTGTTAATTACAGTG GTGATGATGAGTTCTATTCAGGAGGATCACTTTGTTCAGCAGATTTGGGTCTTATGTTATCTCTTGGTCATGCTCAAGTTTACTGCCCTCTTAGGAAGAGGGCGCGGATTAGCGGACCATTCATTATTGAAGAGCGGACAAAGAATCCATCCATTGAAATACTTCCCGACGAATGCCTATTTGAGATCTTCAGAAGATTGCAAGGAGGCCGCCAAAGGAGTGCAGCAGCTTGTGTTTCTAAGCGTTGGCTTATGCTCTCGAGCAATGTAAGGAGCTCTGAGATTTGCCATACCGATCTTTCAGTTGCTGATAATGGGACTTCAAGTGATGCAAAAATGGTCTCAGCTGATGAAGATGTTGAAGTAGAGTGTGATGGATACCTTACTAGGTGTTTAGAAGGGAAGAAAGCTACAGATATTAGACTTGCTGCTATTGCAGTCGGAACTTCCAGCCGTGGAGGTCTTGGAAAGCTCTCAGTTCGGGGGAGCAACTCGGTTCGTGGTATTACTAATGTTGGTCTATCAGCAATTGCCCATGGTTGTCCTTCTCTTAGGGTTCTTTCATTGTGGAATGTTCCTTATGTTGGAGATGAAGGTCTTGTCGAGATTGCGAGGGGATGTCATTCATTAGAAAAGCTGGATCTATCCCAATGCCCCTCAATTTCCAACAAAGGTCTAGTTGCAATAGCAGAGAATTGCCCGAGTTTGACTTCTTTGGCGATTGAATCTTGTCGAAATATTGGAAATGAGGGCCTGCAAGCTATTGGAAGATGCTGTACCAAATTGCAGTCTCTTACTATTAAAGACTGCCCTCTTGTAGGGGATCAGGGAGTTGCTAGCCTTCTCTCATCCGGCGCTACAATGTTGAAGAAAGTGAAACTTAATTCCCTAAACatcactgatttctcacttgCTGTCATCGGTCATTATGGCAAGGCGATTACCGATCTTAATCTCAGTTCACTTCGTAATGTCAGTCAGAAGGGGTTTTGGGTTATGGGTAATGCTCGGGGTCTGCAGTCTCTGGCTTCTTTGTCGATTACTTTGTGCAGAGGAGCGACCGATGTGAGTGTTGAAGCAGTGGGAAAGGGCTGTTCAAATCTTAAACATATGTGCCTTCGCAAGTGTTGCTTTGTGTCTGATGGTGGACTTGTTGCTTTTGCTAGAGCTGCAACAGGATCTCTTGAGAGTCTCTTGTTGGAAGAGTGCAACAGGATCACCCAAGCGGGCATTTTAAATGCGGTTTCAAACTTCGGCAAGTTGAAGTCTCTTTCCCTAGTGAAGTGTATGGGAGTCAAAGATTTACCTCTACAGGCTTCGTTATTGTCACCCTGTGAATCTCTTCGATCATTGTCCATCCGAAGCTGTCCAGGGTTCGGTAGCACTAGCTTAGCGATGGTTGGTACGCTGTGTCCTCAGCTACATCACTTGGATCTCAGCGGGCTTACGGGAATAACAGATGCCGGGCTTCTCCCGCTTTTGGAGATGAGCTCGAAGGCAGGACTTGTCAAGGTTAATCTTACTGACTGCCTTAACTTGACCGATGAAGTTGTGTTGTCTCTAGCTAGGCTACACGGCGAGACCTTGGAATTGCTGAATCTTGATGGATGCAGGAAGGTTACTGATGCAAGCTTGGTTGCAATTGCTAATAATTGTCCATTACTTAATGATCTCGATGTGTCTAAGTGTTCAATAACTGATTCTGGTGTAGCTGCTCTATCCCATGGAGTGCAAGTAAATTTGCAGATTCTTTCGATATCAGGTTGCTCCATGGTGACAAAAAAGAGCGTTCCGTCTCTTATAAAGTTGGGGGAGAGCTTAGTCGGTTTGAATCTCCAACATTGCAACGCGATCAGTAGCAGCAGAGTTGAGATTATTGTCGAAGACTTGTGGAGATGTGATATCCTCTCCTAA